AAGCCCTGCTGCCTTACTACCAGCACGATATCAACAGCGGTGCGCTGTCTCAGCAGCAGGCGTATGAAATCGTCGAGTCTTTGTGGTTCAAATTGGCTGAACTGAGTGAAGTCCGCGCCGCCAGCGCCATCGACGGTTATCCGATGTTTGATGCCCTACTCCACGGCGCGAGCCTTGAGAATGCGCGCATCAACGAACTCTCCGATATGTTCCTCAGCGCGCAGCACAACCTGAGCGCCCTACATCTGCCGGTGCGTCTGTTCAGCGGCGCGAAGCCCGTTTGTGCCGCGCCGTTTGCCGCCTGTAGCGAAACGCCAGCGGCAGAAGGTTTAACCCCGCGTATGCAGCGTCTGCGCAACCACTACCTGACCGTACGGCCGAGCGTTTCTATTTACCGCGCGCTGGCCTTTACCGAAGTGGTGAAAGCCAACCCAGGGATGCCAACCATTCTGCTGCGCGCCAAAGCGTTCCGTCACGCCTGCGAAACCGCGCCAATTCTGATTCAGGACGACGAGCTGATCGTCGGCCATCCATGCGGCAAGCCGCGTGCAGGCGCGTTCTCGCCGGATATCGCCTGGCGCTGGGTACGCGACGAGCTCGACACCATGAGCACCCGTCCACAGGATCCGTTTGAAATCAGCGAAGCCGACAAAAAGACCATCCGCGAAGAGATCGTGCCGTTCTGGGAAGGCCGTTCGCTGGATGAGATCTGTGAAGCACAGTACCGTGAAGCGGGCGTGTGGTCATTTAGCGGCGAAACCTTCGTCAGCGACCTCTCCTATCACCAGATCAACGGCGGCGGCGACACCTGCCCGGGCTACGACGTGCTGCTGTTCACCAAAGGGATGAACGGCATTAAAGCCGATGCCGAGGCGCATCTCGCCAGCCTTAGCATGGAAAACCCGGAAGATATCGACCGCATTTACTACTACAAAGCGGCGATTGAAACCTGTGAAGGGGTGGTGAGCTACGCGCACCGCATCGCCGCGCGCGCCCGCGAACTGGCAGCCGTAGAGCAGAACGCCCAGCGTCGCGCCGAACTGCTGACCATCGCCGAAGTGAACCAGAACGTCCCGGCTAATCCGCCGAAAACCTTGCAGGAAGCGCTGCAAAGTATCTGGACCGTGGAATCGCTGTTTGAAATTGAAGAGAACCAGACCGGCCTGTCGCTGGGTCGCGTTGACCAGTACTGCTACCCAATGTTTGAAGCCGATATTCGCGAAGGCCGCCTGACCCACGACAGCGCGCTGGAGATGATGCAGGCATTTATCATCAAATGTGCCGAACTGATGTGGATGTCCAGCGAGCTGGGCGCGAAATACTTCGCCGGATATCAGCCGTTTATCAACCTGACCGTTGGCGGCCAGAAGCGTTCCGGCGGTGATGCCTGTAACGACCTGACCTACCTGATTATGGACGCCGTGCGCTTTGTGAAAGTTTACCAGCCGTCGCTGGCCTGCCGTATTCACAACCAGTCGCCGCAGAAGTACATGGAAAAAATCGTCGATGTGGTGAAAGCGGGCATGGGTTTCCCGGCCTGTCACTTCGATGACTCGCATATCAAGATGATGCTGCGCAAAGGCTTCGATTTTGAAGACGCGCGCGACTACTGCCTGATGGGCTGCGTCGAGCCGCAAAAATCCGGCCGCATCTACCAGTGGACTTCTACCGGTTATACCCAGTGGCCGATTGCCATCGAGTTCGTCTTAAACCGTGGTCGCATGGTGTTGTTTGATAGCTATCAGGGGCTGGATACCGGCGACCTGCGTGACCTGCACACTTTCGAAGAGTTCGATGCGGCAGTGAAAAAGCAGATTGCCCATATTGTTCGCCTGTCAGCTATCGGTACGGTTATCAGCCAACGCGTACACCGCGACGTGGCACCGAAGCCGCTGATGTCGCTGCTGGTGGAAGGCTGTATGGAGCAAGGTAAAGACGTCGCCGCCGGTGGCGCGATGGTCAACCACGGGCCGGGGCTGATCTTCTCCGGGCTAGCAACTTATGTCGACTCCCTCGCCGCGATCCGCAAGCTGGTGTATGAAGATAAAAAATACACCCTTGAGCAGATGCGCGATGCGATGCTGGCCAACTTCGAAGGCTTTGAAGGCCTGCGCCGCGACTGCCTGAACGCGCCGAAATACGGTAACGATGATAACTACGTTGACCAGTACGCACTGGATATCACCGAGTGGACCGAGCGCGAGTGCCGCAAGTACCAGATGCTCTACTCGACCCTGAGCCACGGCACCCTGTCTATTTCCAACAACACGCCAATCGGTGAGCTGACCAACGCCACGCCGAACGGGCGTCTGGCGTGGATGCCGCTTTCTGACGGCATCAGCCCAACCCAGGGCGCAGATAAACAAGGCCCGACCGCCATCATCAAGTCGGTAAGCAAGATGAACGTGGAGACCATGAACATCGGCATGGTACACAACTTCAAGTTCCTCAAAGGCTTGCTGGATACCCCGGAAGGACGCCACGGCCTGATTACGCTGCTGCGCACCGCGTCGATTCTTGGCAACGGCCAGATGCAGTTCAGCTATGTCGATAATGAAGTGCTGAAAAAAGCGCAGCAGGAGCCGGAAAAATACCGCGACCTGATCGTCCGCGTGGCGGGCTATAGCGCCTACTTCGTCGAACTGTGCAAAGAAGTTCAGGACGAAATCATCAGCCGTACGGTGATTGAGAAGTTCTGATAAAAAACACGGACGTATTTGGACAAGGATGTCCCGATCGTATTTCTGGAGGTAAATGTGAGCGCAAAACAAGAATTAACCGGGCGAATTTTCAATATTCAGAAATATTCGATTTATGACGGTGATGGAATTCGCACGCTGGTTTTTTTTAAAGGCTGCAATATACGCTGCCCGTGGTGCGCCAACCCGGAAGGGCTGAATAGCCAGTTTCAGGTGATGTTTTCGCAGGATAAATGCATTAACTGCGGCGATTGCGTCAACGTCTGCCCGGTGGGTATTCATTATCGGGCGGAAGAAAATGGCGAAATGAAGCACTTCGTCAACCGCAATAAAGATTGCATCGGCTGTCGCAAGTGCGAAGAAATTTGCACCCAGAGCGCGCTGGATATTATGGGCAAAGATGTCACCGTCAGCGAGCTGATGGAAATCATCATGCAGGATTATGATTTTTATATCGCTTCCGGCGGTGGCGTCACCATCGGCGGCGGCGAGATGAGCCTGCAAACCGATTTTGCCGTCGCGCTATTTAGCGAATGCAAAAAGATGATGCTCAATACCGCTGTTGAAACCCAGGGTACAACCCCGCTGGCTAATTATCAAAAGCTGGCGCCGGTAACCGATACCTTCCTGTTCGATATTAAGCAAATTAATAGCGAGCACCATAAAGCCTTATTTGGCATTGGCAACGAAGGGATTCGCCGCAATCTGGAATGGCTGGTTGATTCGGGCGCTAACGTGATTGTGCGGATGCCGCTGGTGCGCGGTTATAACGACTCATGGGAGGCCATTACCGGGGCCATTGATTATGTGCAGAAACTGGCGAAGCGCGGCAATATTCGCCGCATCGACATGCTGCCGTACCACCAACTAGGGCGTAAGAAATATGAGCGACTGGAGATGCCCTACCCCATTACCCAGGACCCGACTTATTCCGCCGAAGAGTTGAACCGGCTGGAAACGTTCTTCACGCAGTTTGATTTTGACATTCGCTTAGTTCGTCACTAAAGGAGCCGATAATGAAAAGTTTAGGCGTCATTGAAACGCGAGGGTTAGTCGCCGCCATACAAGCCGTGGACGCCGCCTGTAAAAGCGCAGGCGTGACCTGCATCGGCTACCGCAAAGTCGGTTCGGGGCTGGTGAGCGTCTGCTTTGAAGGGGAAATCAGCGCGATTCACACCGCCATCGAGCGCGGCATGGTTGTCGCCACTGCTATCGATCCGCAGGCCCGCTCTCTGGTGATCGCTCGCCCTGAGCGCTGCGTGGTCGAAGCCCTGAGCAGTTTAAAAGGCCACCCGCCGCGCGCTGAGGCCAAAGTCGACGCACCGGTTGAAATTAAAGA
This Klebsiella sp. RHBSTW-00484 DNA region includes the following protein-coding sequences:
- the cutC gene encoding choline trimethylamine-lyase yields the protein MAHYSLTPRVKVLAERLLSQKSTLCTEHATTLSALDGDIAGIPAAVKPARRFYELMRQLPLCISADELIVGNQTRKPHGAIFHDESAAQRPSAFQFLNLSNDLDSPDYKLVVEKGVLAIKHQLEEKTRALGSAVSRSGMDEVNGCRAAIYACDALMALAQNLANSAETLAASETNAYRKAELLESAAILHHVPAHPARSFKEACQAFYLFQLALQLDNGSYAVNPEGADKALLPYYQHDINSGALSQQQAYEIVESLWFKLAELSEVRAASAIDGYPMFDALLHGASLENARINELSDMFLSAQHNLSALHLPVRLFSGAKPVCAAPFAACSETPAAEGLTPRMQRLRNHYLTVRPSVSIYRALAFTEVVKANPGMPTILLRAKAFRHACETAPILIQDDELIVGHPCGKPRAGAFSPDIAWRWVRDELDTMSTRPQDPFEISEADKKTIREEIVPFWEGRSLDEICEAQYREAGVWSFSGETFVSDLSYHQINGGGDTCPGYDVLLFTKGMNGIKADAEAHLASLSMENPEDIDRIYYYKAAIETCEGVVSYAHRIAARARELAAVEQNAQRRAELLTIAEVNQNVPANPPKTLQEALQSIWTVESLFEIEENQTGLSLGRVDQYCYPMFEADIREGRLTHDSALEMMQAFIIKCAELMWMSSELGAKYFAGYQPFINLTVGGQKRSGGDACNDLTYLIMDAVRFVKVYQPSLACRIHNQSPQKYMEKIVDVVKAGMGFPACHFDDSHIKMMLRKGFDFEDARDYCLMGCVEPQKSGRIYQWTSTGYTQWPIAIEFVLNRGRMVLFDSYQGLDTGDLRDLHTFEEFDAAVKKQIAHIVRLSAIGTVISQRVHRDVAPKPLMSLLVEGCMEQGKDVAAGGAMVNHGPGLIFSGLATYVDSLAAIRKLVYEDKKYTLEQMRDAMLANFEGFEGLRRDCLNAPKYGNDDNYVDQYALDITEWTERECRKYQMLYSTLSHGTLSISNNTPIGELTNATPNGRLAWMPLSDGISPTQGADKQGPTAIIKSVSKMNVETMNIGMVHNFKFLKGLLDTPEGRHGLITLLRTASILGNGQMQFSYVDNEVLKKAQQEPEKYRDLIVRVAGYSAYFVELCKEVQDEIISRTVIEKF
- the cutD gene encoding choline TMA-lyase-activating enzyme, encoding MSAKQELTGRIFNIQKYSIYDGDGIRTLVFFKGCNIRCPWCANPEGLNSQFQVMFSQDKCINCGDCVNVCPVGIHYRAEENGEMKHFVNRNKDCIGCRKCEEICTQSALDIMGKDVTVSELMEIIMQDYDFYIASGGGVTIGGGEMSLQTDFAVALFSECKKMMLNTAVETQGTTPLANYQKLAPVTDTFLFDIKQINSEHHKALFGIGNEGIRRNLEWLVDSGANVIVRMPLVRGYNDSWEAITGAIDYVQKLAKRGNIRRIDMLPYHQLGRKKYERLEMPYPITQDPTYSAEELNRLETFFTQFDFDIRLVRH
- a CDS encoding BMC domain-containing protein yields the protein MKSLGVIETRGLVAAIQAVDAACKSAGVTCIGYRKVGSGLVSVCFEGEISAIHTAIERGMVVATAIDPQARSLVIARPERCVVEALSSLKGHPPRAEAKVDAPVEIKDEVGAEADEPLPAEKKDAEEPVAPPTAQPAPVPSEDKNPAMRKGKKA